In the genome of Polaromonas vacuolata, the window CGCCACTTTTAATCCCTCTAGCCAAGATTGTGCGGATGAGATTCGCGAGCTAACCCGCGGCGGTGTGGACTATGCGTTTGAAATGGCCGGCGCGATACCGGCTATGGAGTTAGCTTGGCGCATCACACGGCGCGGCGGCAGCACCATCTCGGCCGGTTTGCCGAATCCGGCGCTGCGCTTTCCCTTGTCGCCCGTCACACTGGTGGCAGAAGAGCGCACACTGCGCGGCAGCTATATCGGTTCGGCCGTGCCGGCACGCGATATTCCGCGCTATGTTGACATGTACCAGCGCGGCAAATTACCGGTCAATAAACTGATGGGCCAGCAGTTGGCACTAGACGATATCAATGCCGGGTTTGACCGCTTGGCCGGTGGCAATGCGCTGCGAGATGTATTGGTGTTTGATTGATTTTTTAATCGACTCAAGGCTAAAGCGCAAAGCGCAAAGCCGAAACGCAAGGCTAAAGTGCAAGGTCAAAGCTCAGGTACAAAGCCTTACAAATGAACTGCTTGATCACCGATGTTGCTTATGTTTGTCGCAACTTGTGCGACATGCTAAACAATAAAGGTGATGGTTATGGACAGCAGTGCATACGATAGGATTATTAAAAACCTGTGCTTGACTTGCGGCATCGACGACTGGCCTGCAGTAGCGCGTAGCGGTCATATTTTGTTAGGTGAGCGGGTGGTTGGACTAATCCATGACGCAGACAACACTGAGTCTTGCGAGTTGTCGGTGTACGTTCAACTCGATCCGGTCTACCCCAGTCAAACGCCAGATATGTACCGCCATTTACTCAGCGCAAACTTGACTCAGACGCAAAATTTAAAAGGCTATTTTGGTCTCCATCCTGATACCGGCAATGCGGTCTACTGCATGCGTTTAGAGATGGATTTGGCACAGCAAGAAACTGATTTGTCTGAGCTGCTCAGAGACCAGACCAACACAGCCGCGCGACTGCTGGAGGCGTTAAATTTCAGAGCCTTGGGAGGTTGAAAAATCATGCTTAATCGACTCAGTAGATTCGCCGTTAGTACGCCACTAGCAACCCCGCTATCTCGGCTGTCCCGGCTGCCTCAGCAAGCGCTCTCACCACATGTGTCGTCGAGTTTGAGCGTGCCGCTGCGTCTTACTTCAAATTGCTTGTTCAAGGGTTTGCAAGTCAAGCCTGAAAGTCATTTGTCCACTGGTTTGAGTGCAGTAATCAAGCCGCTCGCTAGCAGCAGCACACGACTTTTTTCAAGCGCGTTAAGCAATCCTCGCGATCTGCAACTGATAGCCACGGACGTGAAGACTCGCATGGAGCAGTTTAGATTTTGCGACAAACCTACGATAGATCAGAGCTCTTGCCTCAAGGACGGCCGTCAAGTGCAAGTGCGCAGGCTCAATGCCATGGATGCTGACTTAATCTGCGACTTTTATGCCAATGCTGGTCCTTGGAGTATGTTTGACTCTCTGGCCAGTCCTAAAAATAAAGTCAGTAATATTTGCGACATTATTTTGAATGCTGCAAATATTGGCAATGATGCTTTGGTCGCCATAGTCGGCGGAAAAATTGTTGGAGTGAGCGAGTACGAGGACAGAGTCGGTGATATGGAAGTGGCAATTAACAGCGATATGCTGTACGACTCAGGCTTGGATGCCAACGAAGTTTGTGTTGCGAAAACCATGGTCGTACAAAGCCTGCGTGATTTCGGTGTTGGCACTGCGCTCAAGCGAGAACAAATGCTCAGTGCTAGGAACGCTGGCTACGAAGCCATCGTGAGCCTAAGTCGGAACCCCGCCATGCTGCATATCGTGACAAAGATGGGTGGCTTTACAAGTCAGTATGATTTAGGCAGCGTATGGAGTCTGATTGATTTGCGCGCCAGCAAAGCACCAGTTGCATTGCCTGCGTTAGCCATATTGTCCAGACCCAACGTGGGGCTGATTTCAATGCCTCGAACAGAAAAATCTGACCAAGATGCACTGCTGAGTAAAGTTAAGAACGAGTAAAAATTAAAGTCGCCAATCGACGGTTGAGCGCAAAAAATTATTTCGGTAAGCGCACTACGCCCTTGGGTTTAGGCGGCACCACGGTTTCAACTTCTGTGATCACGCCACCAACGGCCACACTACCCGTGCTTTTGCCTTCGCCCATGACCCGGGCGCGAC includes:
- a CDS encoding CesT family type III secretion system chaperone; translation: MDSSAYDRIIKNLCLTCGIDDWPAVARSGHILLGERVVGLIHDADNTESCELSVYVQLDPVYPSQTPDMYRHLLSANLTQTQNLKGYFGLHPDTGNAVYCMRLEMDLAQQETDLSELLRDQTNTAARLLEALNFRALGG